The following DNA comes from Terriglobia bacterium.
TCCTTTGAGCAGGGTGGAAAGGCCGGTTCCGCCGCCGATGGCGACCACCTTCAACTCGCGGTTGCGTGCGGAAGTTGTTCTCGTGGCCGGGGTCTTCATCACTACCTAGCGCCGCCCGTTTCCTTGGGGAGCTTCGTCCACCTCAGGATAGATCAATTCGGTGAAACGGGGGTCGTCGGCGAGGTTCTGAAAATCGGAGTCGTTGCGCGCCTGGAAACGGTTGCCGGGATTGAGGCGGATGGCCTCCGCCAGCCCGCGCAGCGAATCTTCAAAATGTCCGGTGAGGCAATTCAGCACCGACAGCCCGTACACCGCATAGTCGGCCTTGGAATTCTGCTTGAGAATTTTTTCCAGGTGCTCGCGCGCCCCAACGTAGTCCCCGATATTCATCAGCGACACGGAATAGTCGTAATGTTCCTCCGGGGTCTTGAAGGTGGTCGCGTTGCGCGCCATGCGCTGATTGCAGGTGTTCAAATGCACCGCGGTGCGGTCGGCCAGTTCCCGGGGGCCGGAGGCCATGACCTTCTGAAACAGGGCCTTGGCCTTCTCGAATTTATGCTCCTGCATGGCCTTCAGGGCGACCTGGTAGTTTTCCACAGCCTGTGCAAAACGTGGATCGGCCATGGGCGAGGTTTTCGCCTGGACCGGGATACTCATCTTGACAACGCGCCCACCCTTAGTCGATTTCACGTTCTTCTTCTTGAGGTTAGGGGAAGAACGCTTAACCTTAGCTGCGGGTTTTTTCTTCATCGAGTTGCACCTGCGCAACTGCCGACGTGGACCGCTATGGTATAGCCTGTGGAAAAGGCTAAGCCAAGAGAGCAGGTTTATATACGAGAAAAGGCGGTGCGCGTCAACTCGCTCCGGCCACTAGCCGCTGGCCTCGACATTTGCGACCGGCCACTACCGGATGGAAGCCGCCGTTTCCAGGTCAATTCTCTCCCACTCGCCGCGGATGATGCCGTCACGGATTTGCGCCGGCGTCTTGTTTTGCCGGCTCATCCCGTAGGCGTAGAAAGCCTCTTTCATGCAGGCATCGCAATGGGCGGCATGGGTGGATTCGAAGCAGCTATGCAGGCTGGTGTGACCGACCGAGCGGTCGCAATGGCAATAACACGGCTGCTGGTAGAGGACATTGGGGATCTTCTCCGCCACCTCGTAGGCGCGGACCTGAACCGGGTACTTGAAACTCGGTCCCCAGCGTTCGGGAGCGGGCAGGATCGGCGGCAGCTTGGCGCCCTTGGCGGGCGGGGCCGTGTGATGCGCCGGAACATCGCCTTGCGCGAACATCGCCATGGCTATCAGGGCGACCAAGGGGAGGGACCAAACTCGTTTCATCGCACCATCCTCGCTCAGAATTGTACTTCAGATGCTCGAAATCGCGCACCGGCTTCAAGCCTCTAATCCGCATTGGTTTGTCAGAAGAGCTAAGAGCCAAGAGCTAAGAGCTTAAGGGCGGTTTTCGTGCAACTTTTCCTCTCCGGCAGCACTCCGTATAGACTTACCAGGAGCATGGAACCATCTTCTCAATCCGTGGTGCGCAGCGGCCGGCCCGCCCGAAGCACGCTCTCGCTGCTGATGTGGGGGCGCGACCTGTTCGTATCGCTCATCATCTCTGCCTTCATCATCGTCTTCCTCTACCAGCCGGTGAAGGTGGAGGGCACCAGCATGCTCCCCGGCCTCGACGACCAGGAGCGCATCTTCATCAACAAGTTCGTGTATAACTTCGAGCCCATCGAGCGCGGCGATGTGGTGGTGTTTCGCTATCCCCGCGATCCCTCCAAGAGTTACATCAAGCGCGTGATTGCCGTTCCCGGTGACAGCGTCCGCATCGAAGACGGCCAGGTGTACGTCAACGGGCGCCGGCTGCGCGAGCCTTACGTACCCGCCGAATTCGCCGACGACCGCTCGGTATCTGACACCGCGGTCCCGCGCGGCTCCTATTACCTGCTCGGCGACCACCGCAGCTCGTCCAGCGACAGCCGCGACTTTGGCCCGGTCAGCCGCCGCGATATCTACGGCAAAGCCGTCTTCGGCTACTGGCCCGTGGATCGCATGGGAGTGGTGAAATAGATTTTAGCCACAGAGGGCACAGAGGAAGGACCGGCAGAAACATTGCCGATTGTCGATTGCAAGACCGGACCGCTGAAAAATCGGCAATCGACAATCTGCAATCAAAAATGATTTTGCTTTTTGCTTCCTCTGTGCCCTTTGTGGCTAAAATTGCCATTCGACAATCGGCAATCGTTCAGGTACGCTCCGACGCCATGAAACGCGTGCTCCTCGCTCTACTTGCACTCACCCTATTCGCCACCGCGCAAACCTCTGCGAAGCCGCAGCCGCAAGCAAAAGCTCCCGCCAAGCTGTCGGGGCAACAGCTTCTCCTGAAGGCCGACCGCGCCTTTGCCCGCGACACTGCGGTGAAACGCCTCGAAGGCTGGATGGCTTACATGGCAGACGACGCCGTGCTGTTCTCCGACAAGCCGGTGGTCGGCAAGGACGCCATCCGCGCCTTTTACCAGTCTGCCTTCGCCAACCCGGACTTCGTCCTTTCCTGGCAGCCCACACGCGCTGAAATGTTTCGCTCCGGCGACACGGGGTACACCACGGGGCGTTACGAATTGCACGCCAAAGACGGCAAGGGCAACAAGGTGGTGCGCCACGGCTCGTACCTGACGATCTGGAAAAAACAGTCGGACGGGAGCTGGAAGGTGATTGCCGACGGCGGCGCCCCGGACAAGCATTGAAAACTTTTCGCGCTCGGTGATCCTCGGTGATCTCTGTGTCTCGGTGTTGAGATAAGCTGCAATTTCACAACCCCCGTTACGCCGCAAACCTGCTAAACTTGCGAAAATCCACTCCCCGGAGAGCTAATGCAGGCGATTTTGGCCCTGGAAGATGGCAGGATCTTCAAGGGCAAAGGCTTCGGTGCGCAGGGCGAATGTTACGGCGAAGTCGTTTTTAATACTTCCATCACCGGCTACCAGGAAATTTTCACCGACCCCTCTTACGCCGGCCAGATCGTGGTGCTCACCAATCCCGAGATCGGCAACTACGGCACCAACGACGACGACAACGAGGCCACTCGCCCCTATATCGAGGGCCTGATCGTGCGCGAGTTCTCGCGCATCAGCTCCAACTGGCGCTCGCAGCAGGTTGCCGACGAATACTTGGAGCGCTACCGCATCCCGGTGCTGGCTGACATTGACACGCGCGCCCTGGTCCGCCACCTGCGCGACCATGGCGTCATGCGCGGCGTCATCTCCACCATCGAAACCGACGTGGACAAGCTGATCGCCAAGGCCCGCTCCATCCCCAAGATGGACGGCACCGACCTGGCGAAGGTGGTTTCCACCAAGCAGCGCTACATTTGGGACACTGGCGAGCGCTCCATCGAGCCCACCGAAGTTGTCGGGGTGAAGGACGCCGAGCCGCAGCACCACGTTGTCGCTTACGACTTCGGCATCAAGCACAATATCCTGCGCAAGCTGGTGAGCGGCTGCTGCCGCGTCACCGTCGTGCCCGCAGAAACCAACGCCGAAGACGTGTTGGCGCTCAAGCCCGACGGCGTCTTTCTCTCCAACGGCCCCGGCGATCCCGAGCCCTGCACCTACGCCCAGGAAAATATCCGGCGGCTGATGGGTCGTGTTCCGATATTTGGAATTTGTTTGGGTCACCAGTTGGTAGGACTCGCCCTCGGCGGCAA
Coding sequences within:
- the carA gene encoding glutamine-hydrolyzing carbamoyl-phosphate synthase small subunit: MQAILALEDGRIFKGKGFGAQGECYGEVVFNTSITGYQEIFTDPSYAGQIVVLTNPEIGNYGTNDDDNEATRPYIEGLIVREFSRISSNWRSQQVADEYLERYRIPVLADIDTRALVRHLRDHGVMRGVISTIETDVDKLIAKARSIPKMDGTDLAKVVSTKQRYIWDTGERSIEPTEVVGVKDAEPQHHVVAYDFGIKHNILRKLVSGCCRVTVVPAETNAEDVLALKPDGVFLSNGPGDPEPCTYAQENIRRLMGRVPIFGICLGHQLVGLALGGKTYKLKFGHHGGNHPVKQLQSGKVEITAHNHNFAVDPDSLPMSEVELTHMDLNDNTLEGLRHRNLPLFSVQYHPEASPGPHDSHYLFNDFVAMMEEWKGR
- the lepB gene encoding signal peptidase I — translated: MEPSSQSVVRSGRPARSTLSLLMWGRDLFVSLIISAFIIVFLYQPVKVEGTSMLPGLDDQERIFINKFVYNFEPIERGDVVVFRYPRDPSKSYIKRVIAVPGDSVRIEDGQVYVNGRRLREPYVPAEFADDRSVSDTAVPRGSYYLLGDHRSSSSDSRDFGPVSRRDIYGKAVFGYWPVDRMGVVK
- a CDS encoding nuclear transport factor 2 family protein; amino-acid sequence: MQDRTAEKSAIDNLQSKMILLFASSVPFVAKIAIRQSAIVQVRSDAMKRVLLALLALTLFATAQTSAKPQPQAKAPAKLSGQQLLLKADRAFARDTAVKRLEGWMAYMADDAVLFSDKPVVGKDAIRAFYQSAFANPDFVLSWQPTRAEMFRSGDTGYTTGRYELHAKDGKGNKVVRHGSYLTIWKKQSDGSWKVIADGGAPDKH